The Elusimicrobiaceae bacterium genome has a window encoding:
- a CDS encoding adenylate/guanylate cyclase domain-containing protein: MSAPAILRLLFIAAFPLCTPLCAGSGPDREEPIRLDASRFNRADSPAGPDKTGFSLFDHDTWRLTEKFDWLKHHRLYTAGGLAGLLLLILVARKAARPELRNLPPDAVFKRLNRMFASRIGEPELEALASACAKKGFLNLPLARKLNGPQLSELLGFLYIAGSYKLYAEAVFLNKGVFDCCARPGMAYGSPRWTSIARLPGQTFVKIARWLEEHCDSAAQFQFINAVSRKLAEDGLKESAGALILSVPPNRLHRSSWETVLDVCDTLSALPPRYLEALPQSLLGRAIIRLIREGDTAEAKKLMNKLPRSSWQETDYLAYFMLETEFDPALAHEFYPVFREKVNLKSNPQIHYEAAQHCEKTGHADLAIEIYRRFITEGVAYRDAEKRYNALRGNLAVNSRSYHIMMTNMKGYSEKTCSEPAEFMMDYLKKHNDIVASLIREHKGRIVKTIGDSFLAVFESGWSAINCGMQVQKALKKHNAQKPPREAIHIRVVIHAGEVSVAADGDIYGEAVNLTARLDDMAEAGEVWITDPVYRAAQVNAALFQPEGFRNFKGINREIMVYRSNPA; encoded by the coding sequence ATGTCCGCGCCCGCGATTCTGCGCCTGCTTTTTATTGCAGCATTTCCGTTATGCACGCCGCTCTGCGCGGGTTCCGGCCCGGACCGGGAGGAACCGATCCGCCTGGACGCAAGCAGATTCAACCGCGCGGACAGTCCCGCCGGGCCCGACAAAACGGGGTTCTCCCTGTTTGACCATGACACCTGGCGACTTACGGAAAAATTCGACTGGCTCAAACACCACCGGCTTTATACGGCGGGCGGTCTGGCCGGCCTGCTGCTGCTGATACTGGTTGCGCGCAAAGCGGCACGCCCGGAGCTGCGCAACCTGCCGCCTGACGCGGTTTTCAAGCGGCTGAACCGGATGTTTGCGTCCAGAATAGGCGAACCGGAACTGGAAGCGTTGGCGTCAGCCTGCGCGAAAAAAGGGTTTCTCAATCTGCCGCTGGCGCGCAAACTGAACGGGCCGCAATTAAGCGAACTGCTCGGTTTTCTTTACATTGCCGGCAGTTACAAGCTGTACGCGGAAGCGGTTTTTCTGAATAAAGGAGTGTTTGACTGCTGTGCGCGGCCCGGCATGGCTTACGGCTCGCCGCGCTGGACGAGCATTGCACGGCTGCCGGGCCAGACTTTCGTCAAAATCGCCAGATGGCTGGAAGAACATTGCGATTCCGCGGCGCAATTCCAGTTCATAAACGCCGTCAGCCGCAAACTTGCGGAAGACGGGCTGAAAGAATCCGCCGGCGCGCTTATTCTGAGCGTGCCGCCCAACAGGCTGCACAGGAGCAGCTGGGAAACGGTGCTCGACGTCTGCGATACCCTCAGCGCACTGCCGCCCAGATATCTGGAAGCGCTGCCGCAGTCTTTGCTGGGGCGGGCGATCATAAGGCTTATAAGGGAGGGCGATACCGCGGAAGCGAAAAAACTCATGAACAAACTGCCTCGCTCCAGCTGGCAGGAAACCGATTACCTGGCTTATTTCATGCTGGAAACGGAATTCGATCCCGCGCTGGCGCACGAATTTTATCCGGTCTTCAGGGAAAAGGTGAATCTGAAAAGCAATCCGCAAATCCATTACGAAGCGGCCCAGCACTGCGAAAAAACCGGGCACGCCGATCTGGCGATAGAAATCTACCGCCGGTTCATCACCGAAGGCGTCGCCTACCGCGACGCCGAAAAACGCTATAACGCGCTGCGCGGGAATCTTGCGGTTAACAGCCGCAGTTACCATATCATGATGACCAACATGAAAGGCTACTCCGAAAAAACCTGCTCGGAACCGGCGGAATTCATGATGGATTATCTAAAAAAGCACAACGATATCGTGGCTTCGCTTATCCGCGAGCATAAAGGGCGCATTGTCAAAACCATAGGCGATTCGTTTCTGGCGGTGTTTGAGAGCGGCTGGTCCGCCATCAATTGCGGCATGCAAGTGCAAAAAGCGCTGAAAAAACATAACGCGCAGAAACCGCCGCGCGAGGCAATCCATATACGAGTGGTGATACATGCCGGAGAAGTTTCTGTCGCGGCGGACGGCGACATTTACGGCGAGGCCGTAAACCTCACCGCCCGGCTGGACGATATGGCGGAGGCGGGCGAAGTCTGGATCACGGATCCCGTTTACCGCGCGGCCCAGGTCAACGCCGCGCTGTTTCAGCCGGAAGGTTTCCGCAATTTCAAAGGAATTAACCGGGAAATCATGGTTTACCGCAGCAATCCCGCATAA
- a CDS encoding DUF5777 family beta-barrel protein, with protein sequence MKRILNMAVLSVCAVFLSGCTSIMVFQDAKTVPQGSLETGVGMAAGSYSSRRTLANFDLTVPSVAGNAWLRYGIISSWDAGVNLAIPGNCTVDTKVMFMNEDNGAPFTMSGGAGYGFSMGNGNTENDSQVQKVTDYIIPLYFSKNMLDWLTAYVSPRYFYRRTYNEQRYTSLPATSEVLFDNMMGVGAGFAFNFNEKSRLMLEWQYTAPFSDLQLSSVQLGIGLATRWGGNKEK encoded by the coding sequence ATGAAAAGAATACTCAACATGGCAGTATTATCGGTGTGCGCGGTTTTTTTGTCCGGCTGCACTTCAATAATGGTGTTTCAGGACGCGAAAACCGTGCCGCAGGGCAGTCTTGAAACCGGAGTCGGCATGGCTGCGGGCTCCTACAGTTCGCGCAGGACGCTGGCGAATTTTGATCTGACCGTTCCGTCCGTGGCGGGCAACGCCTGGCTGCGCTACGGTATTATTTCCTCGTGGGACGCGGGCGTCAATCTGGCGATACCCGGCAACTGCACCGTTGACACGAAGGTGATGTTCATGAACGAGGACAACGGCGCGCCGTTCACCATGTCTGGCGGAGCCGGATACGGGTTCAGCATGGGCAACGGCAACACCGAAAACGACAGTCAGGTTCAGAAAGTGACCGACTACATCATCCCGCTTTACTTTTCAAAAAACATGCTCGACTGGCTTACCGCCTATGTGTCGCCGCGGTATTTCTACCGGCGAACCTATAACGAGCAGCGCTACACCAGTCTGCCCGCCACTTCGGAAGTGCTGTTCGACAATATGATGGGTGTTGGCGCCGGTTTTGCGTTTAACTTCAACGAAAAGAGTCGGCTGATGCTTGAGTGGCAGTATACGGCCCCGTTCTCGGACCTGCAGTTAAGTTCCGTCCAGCTCGGCATCGGCCTTGCCACCCGCTGGGGCGGGAATAAGGAAAAGTAA
- a CDS encoding phosphoketolase family protein, whose translation MTQPKTHQPPLSPQELETINAYWRAANYLSVGQIYLLDNPLLSGQLSAEDIKPRLLGHWGTTPGLNFIYAHLNRVIRRDDLDMIYIIGPGHGGPGIVANSWLEGTYSEVYPEITLDKSGMQKLFKQFSFPGGIPSHVAPETPGSIHEGGELGYSVAHAYGAAFDNPELIVACVVGDGEAETGPLAASWHSSKFLNPAKDGAVLPILHLNGYKIANPTILSRIPNRELESLFKGYGYHPIFVEGREPEAMHQLMAAAMDKALAEIKKIQRAARRKGAPAKNVPAWPLIILRSPKGWTCPPEIDGQKTEDYWRSHQVPLAEVRNRPDHIRILENWMRSYKPEELFDSNGRPRQELLDLAPKGARRMGANPHANGGLLLKDLDMPDFRAYAVKFDRPGTVSGESTRVMGQFLRDVMKQNLQAANFRVMGPDETASNRLGSLFEVTKRDWQAELRGYDDHLARDGRVMEVLSEHLCQGWLEGYLLTGRHGLFSCYEAFIHIIDSMFNQHAKWLKTTKRIPWRRPIASLNYLLTSHVWRQDHNGFSHQDPGFIDHVVNKKSDVIRIYLPPDANTLLSVTDHCLRSRHYVNVIVAGKQPALQYLDMEAAVKHCERGLSVWEWASNCKGLTPDVILACAGDVPTLEVLAAADIIRVQFPDLRVRVVNIVDLMSLQPFSEHPHGLADEEYDSVFSPDTPVIFSFHGYPWLIHRLTYRRKNHDHIHVRGYKEEGTTTTPFDMAVLNEIDRFHLVADVIARVPGLGEKAGPARQYIAGKLAEHAACIRKTGDDLPEIKNWIWPY comes from the coding sequence ATGACGCAGCCAAAAACACACCAGCCACCGCTTTCGCCGCAGGAACTTGAAACGATCAACGCCTACTGGCGGGCGGCCAACTATCTGTCGGTCGGGCAGATCTATCTGCTGGACAATCCGCTTTTAAGCGGACAGCTCAGCGCCGAGGATATCAAACCCCGTCTGCTGGGCCACTGGGGCACCACGCCCGGCCTTAATTTCATTTACGCGCATTTAAACCGCGTCATCAGGCGTGACGATCTTGACATGATCTATATTATCGGGCCTGGACACGGCGGCCCCGGCATTGTCGCCAACTCCTGGCTTGAAGGAACCTACAGCGAAGTTTATCCGGAAATCACGCTCGACAAGAGCGGCATGCAAAAACTGTTCAAACAGTTTTCGTTTCCCGGCGGAATACCCAGCCACGTCGCGCCGGAAACCCCCGGTTCCATCCATGAAGGCGGCGAGCTGGGTTATTCGGTGGCGCACGCCTATGGCGCGGCGTTTGACAACCCGGAGCTGATTGTCGCCTGCGTAGTGGGCGACGGCGAGGCCGAAACCGGCCCGCTTGCCGCCAGCTGGCATTCCAGCAAATTCCTTAACCCGGCAAAAGACGGCGCGGTGCTGCCGATTCTGCATCTTAACGGCTATAAAATCGCCAACCCGACCATACTTTCCCGTATTCCGAACAGGGAACTGGAATCGCTGTTCAAAGGCTACGGCTACCATCCGATCTTCGTGGAAGGCCGCGAGCCCGAAGCCATGCACCAGCTGATGGCGGCGGCGATGGACAAAGCGCTGGCCGAAATTAAAAAAATCCAGCGTGCGGCCCGGCGCAAAGGCGCGCCGGCAAAGAATGTGCCCGCGTGGCCTTTGATTATTCTGCGCAGTCCCAAAGGCTGGACCTGCCCGCCCGAAATAGACGGGCAGAAAACCGAGGATTACTGGCGTTCGCATCAGGTTCCGCTGGCCGAAGTGCGTAACCGGCCCGACCATATACGTATTCTTGAAAACTGGATGCGCAGCTATAAACCGGAAGAACTGTTTGACTCCAACGGCCGTCCCCGGCAGGAACTGCTTGATCTGGCTCCCAAAGGTGCCCGGCGCATGGGCGCCAATCCCCACGCCAACGGCGGGTTGCTGCTTAAGGATCTTGACATGCCGGATTTCCGCGCTTATGCGGTTAAATTTGACCGGCCCGGCACGGTGAGCGGGGAATCCACCCGCGTAATGGGCCAGTTCCTGCGCGATGTGATGAAGCAAAACCTTCAAGCGGCTAATTTCCGCGTTATGGGGCCGGATGAAACCGCCTCCAACCGGCTTGGCTCGCTTTTTGAGGTGACCAAACGCGACTGGCAGGCCGAACTCCGCGGTTACGACGATCATCTCGCCCGCGACGGACGCGTTATGGAAGTGCTCAGCGAACACCTCTGCCAGGGCTGGCTGGAGGGCTATCTGCTGACCGGGCGGCACGGCCTGTTTTCATGCTACGAGGCCTTTATCCACATTATTGACTCGATGTTTAACCAGCACGCCAAATGGCTGAAAACCACGAAGCGCATACCATGGCGCCGGCCGATCGCGTCGCTGAACTATCTGCTTACCTCGCATGTATGGCGGCAGGATCACAACGGGTTTTCGCATCAGGATCCGGGGTTCATTGATCATGTGGTCAATAAAAAATCCGACGTGATCCGCATTTACCTGCCTCCGGACGCCAATACCCTCCTCTCCGTTACCGACCACTGCCTTCGCAGCCGGCATTATGTGAATGTGATCGTGGCCGGAAAGCAGCCCGCGCTTCAATATCTTGACATGGAAGCCGCGGTCAAACACTGCGAACGGGGGTTAAGCGTCTGGGAATGGGCCAGCAACTGCAAAGGCCTCACGCCGGACGTCATACTCGCCTGCGCGGGCGATGTGCCTACGCTTGAAGTGCTTGCGGCGGCGGATATTATCCGCGTGCAGTTTCCCGATCTGCGGGTGCGGGTGGTAAATATCGTTGATCTGATGTCGCTCCAGCCGTTCTCCGAACATCCCCATGGGCTCGCGGATGAGGAATACGATTCGGTATTTTCGCCCGATACGCCCGTTATTTTTTCGTTTCACGGCTACCCGTGGCTGATCCACCGGCTGACTTACCGGCGCAAAAACCACGACCATATCCATGTGCGCGGGTATAAGGAGGAAGGCACCACCACCACGCCCTTTGACATGGCTGTCCTCAACGAGATTGACCGGTTTCACCTTGTGGCGGACGTGATTGCCCGGGTGCCCGGACTCGGCGAGAAAGCCGGCCCCGCGCGCCAGTATATCGCCGGCAAGCTGGCCGAACACGCCGCCTGCATACGCAAGACCGGCGACGACCTGCCGGAAATCAAAAACTGGATATGGCCTTACTGA
- the amrB gene encoding AmmeMemoRadiSam system protein B: MPVNIRKPVAAGGFYPAGPDKLKNLAAELLAQARSDRKPEGAIRGILAPHAGYIYSGAVAAEAYACLKGLTFDTAVILGAGHTVSIENAAIVKEGAFATPLGECGIDSALADALLSNHPALFAHSPAAHAREHSIEVQLPFLQTVLPGVEILPVALNHAEPETAARIGAAIAREAEGKAVLIIVSTDFAHYPAAETAEIADRTMLLTLETATRANAPSYFALAEELLLNENLPGLDTACCGAAAVMAGLAAACALGANDFATLSRANSSRAEGADRNRVVGYGAGAFVERAQKPEPFEFTGTEKTELLALARNSILARLKTGGPLRPALNCNALFNMPAALFVTLSKNGKLRGCMGSLEPADTLQNAVCGLAGSAAFEDPRFPPLGAEELAEIKIEISILSPLRRITSPAEIVPGKHGVLVRRGRRSGTYLPQVWEHFANNMELFMHSLCSEKAGLEPDAWKKGAELYLYTATAFCELSYRKGAIPCGILLEFAPCRFCWACRPSRNP, translated from the coding sequence ATGCCGGTTAATATCAGAAAACCTGTAGCGGCCGGCGGGTTTTATCCTGCCGGACCCGACAAGCTTAAAAACCTTGCCGCCGAATTGCTGGCGCAAGCCCGCTCAGACCGGAAACCCGAAGGCGCAATTCGAGGAATCCTTGCTCCGCACGCCGGATACATTTATTCCGGCGCGGTCGCGGCGGAAGCATATGCCTGCCTGAAAGGACTGACGTTTGACACCGCCGTAATTCTAGGTGCGGGACACACTGTTTCTATTGAAAACGCCGCAATTGTCAAAGAAGGGGCGTTTGCAACCCCGCTGGGAGAGTGCGGGATTGATTCCGCGCTCGCCGACGCGCTTTTAAGCAATCATCCCGCGCTGTTTGCGCACAGCCCCGCCGCTCACGCGCGAGAACATTCCATTGAAGTGCAGCTGCCGTTTTTGCAGACGGTTCTGCCGGGCGTTGAAATACTGCCTGTCGCGCTTAACCACGCCGAACCAGAAACCGCCGCCAGGATAGGCGCCGCCATTGCGCGGGAAGCGGAAGGCAAGGCCGTTCTGATAATAGTGTCAACGGATTTCGCGCACTATCCAGCGGCGGAAACAGCCGAAATAGCCGACCGGACGATGCTCCTGACCCTCGAAACCGCAACGCGCGCCAACGCGCCGTCGTATTTCGCGCTGGCGGAAGAATTGCTGTTAAACGAAAACCTGCCCGGGCTCGACACCGCCTGTTGCGGCGCAGCCGCCGTCATGGCGGGGCTGGCGGCGGCCTGCGCGCTGGGCGCAAACGATTTTGCCACGCTCAGCCGCGCCAACTCCTCGCGCGCTGAAGGCGCGGACAGAAACCGGGTGGTCGGCTATGGCGCGGGCGCTTTCGTTGAACGGGCGCAAAAACCCGAACCGTTCGAGTTTACCGGAACCGAAAAAACCGAGCTGCTCGCTCTTGCCCGCAACAGCATTCTTGCCCGGTTAAAAACAGGCGGGCCGCTGCGCCCGGCACTGAACTGCAACGCGCTTTTCAATATGCCCGCCGCATTGTTTGTAACGCTTTCAAAAAACGGGAAGCTGCGCGGCTGCATGGGCTCGCTCGAACCGGCGGACACGCTGCAGAATGCGGTTTGCGGGCTGGCGGGTTCAGCCGCTTTTGAGGATCCGCGCTTTCCGCCGCTTGGCGCGGAGGAACTGGCGGAGATAAAAATTGAAATCTCGATACTCTCGCCGCTGAGGCGCATAACGTCGCCCGCCGAGATAGTGCCCGGCAAACACGGCGTTCTGGTCCGGCGGGGCCGGCGCAGCGGAACCTATCTGCCTCAGGTGTGGGAACACTTCGCAAACAACATGGAATTGTTCATGCACTCGCTTTGCTCCGAAAAAGCCGGCCTGGAGCCGGACGCCTGGAAAAAAGGCGCGGAGCTGTACCTTTATACAGCAACGGCGTTTTGCGAGTTATCATATAGAAAAGGAGCGATACCATGCGGAATATTATTGGAATTTGCGCCATGTCGGTTTTGCTGGGCTTGCCGGCCTTCGCGGAACCCGTGA
- a CDS encoding prolyl oligopeptidase family serine peptidase, whose product MQISITAVSVALALAIGAPCAFAQSAEDTPDQYLWLEEIEGSKSLDWVRAQNKTTLAELQNDRHYAPFLKKAEALYNDKNRIPYGSLRNGYVYNFWQDGKNVRGLWRRATLPEYKKNKPAWEILLDFDKLSKKEKENWVFKGSSCLPPENRFCLLSLSRGGKDASVIREFDVEKKEFVKNGFRLEESKSGLSWLDRDTVLFADATTPDSVTKSGYARLVRKWRRGTDPKAAPVLFERDKDTMAVSGFCGIRPEGAYSGVSNAPSFFEEENWLFSGGELKKIPLPADARFYGVFKNLILASLRSDWLIGGRTFKQGSLVSFDRQAVDTGDPAGKIQTILEPGDRMTLSGITTTKDTVLVSILDNVKSRVLKFHRENGQWAGETVPVADNGTAGVTAADDFANGFMFDYANFLTPPSLYYTDGANAPQLIKQLPPKFSAKGLKVTQKEAVSKDGTKIPYFLVGPENMKYDGANPTLLYGYGGFEISMEPHYSPVLGNLWLEQGGVYALANIRGGGEFGPKWHKAALLENRQKAFDDFIAIAEDLVKTKVTSPGHLGAQGGSNGGLLMGAMFTQRPDLFKVVLCEVPLLDMLRYTKLLAGDSWKAEYGDPDEPAMRAVISRYSPYQNIRKGVAYPDIFFVTSTKDDRVHPGHARKSAAKLIALGNKVYYYENIDGGHSASANNIERAKRAALEYTLLLKEIKGR is encoded by the coding sequence ATGCAAATTTCAATAACAGCAGTGTCAGTTGCGTTAGCGCTGGCAATAGGCGCGCCCTGCGCGTTTGCCCAGTCGGCGGAGGATACGCCCGACCAGTATCTGTGGCTGGAAGAAATTGAAGGCTCAAAATCGCTGGACTGGGTGCGCGCCCAGAATAAAACAACCCTCGCCGAACTCCAGAATGACAGACATTACGCGCCGTTTTTAAAAAAAGCGGAAGCGCTTTACAACGATAAAAACCGCATACCCTACGGATCCCTGCGCAACGGCTATGTATATAACTTCTGGCAGGACGGAAAAAACGTGCGCGGTTTATGGCGCAGAGCGACCCTGCCGGAATATAAAAAAAACAAACCCGCCTGGGAAATCCTGCTGGATTTTGACAAGCTGTCAAAAAAAGAAAAGGAAAACTGGGTGTTTAAAGGTTCCAGTTGCCTGCCGCCGGAAAACCGGTTCTGCCTGCTTTCCCTTTCAAGAGGCGGGAAAGACGCGAGCGTGATCCGGGAATTCGACGTGGAAAAAAAGGAGTTCGTGAAAAACGGGTTCCGGCTGGAAGAAAGCAAAAGCGGTCTTTCCTGGCTTGACCGTGACACCGTGCTTTTTGCCGACGCGACCACGCCCGATTCCGTTACAAAATCAGGCTATGCCCGCCTCGTGCGCAAATGGCGGCGCGGCACGGATCCCAAAGCCGCGCCCGTCCTGTTCGAGCGGGACAAGGACACGATGGCCGTCAGCGGATTCTGCGGCATCCGTCCGGAAGGCGCCTACTCGGGCGTCAGTAACGCGCCCAGCTTTTTCGAAGAGGAAAACTGGCTGTTTTCCGGCGGCGAACTAAAAAAAATCCCGCTGCCAGCAGACGCCAGATTTTACGGCGTTTTCAAAAACCTGATACTGGCGTCGCTGCGCAGCGACTGGTTAATCGGCGGCAGAACATTCAAGCAGGGGAGCCTCGTCTCTTTCGACAGGCAGGCGGTTGACACCGGCGATCCCGCCGGTAAAATTCAGACAATTTTAGAGCCGGGAGACCGAATGACCCTGTCGGGAATAACAACCACAAAAGACACCGTGCTCGTTTCTATTCTCGACAACGTCAAAAGCCGCGTTTTGAAATTTCACCGGGAAAACGGCCAGTGGGCGGGCGAAACCGTCCCGGTGGCGGATAACGGCACGGCGGGCGTCACGGCAGCCGACGATTTCGCAAACGGGTTCATGTTCGACTACGCCAATTTTCTTACTCCGCCCAGCCTGTATTATACCGACGGCGCCAACGCTCCGCAGCTCATCAAGCAGCTGCCGCCCAAATTCAGCGCGAAAGGGTTAAAAGTAACGCAAAAAGAGGCGGTCAGCAAAGACGGCACGAAAATTCCGTATTTTCTGGTCGGGCCGGAAAACATGAAATACGACGGCGCCAATCCGACTCTGCTTTACGGCTACGGCGGGTTCGAAATTTCCATGGAGCCGCACTACAGCCCGGTGCTGGGGAACCTGTGGCTGGAACAGGGCGGCGTGTATGCGCTTGCCAACATCCGCGGGGGCGGCGAATTCGGGCCGAAATGGCATAAAGCCGCGCTTTTGGAAAACCGGCAGAAAGCGTTTGACGATTTCATAGCCATCGCCGAAGATCTCGTAAAAACAAAAGTTACCTCGCCCGGACATCTGGGCGCGCAGGGCGGCAGCAACGGGGGCCTGCTTATGGGCGCGATGTTCACCCAGCGGCCCGATCTTTTCAAGGTGGTGCTTTGCGAAGTGCCCCTGCTCGACATGCTGCGCTACACCAAGCTCCTTGCGGGCGACAGCTGGAAAGCCGAATACGGCGATCCCGACGAACCCGCCATGCGCGCCGTAATTTCGCGCTATTCGCCGTACCAGAACATCCGCAAAGGCGTTGCTTATCCCGACATCTTTTTCGTTACCTCGACAAAAGACGATCGCGTGCACCCCGGCCATGCCAGAAAATCAGCCGCAAAACTCATCGCGCTCGGCAACAAAGTGTATTACTATGAGAATATTGACGGAGGGCACAGTGCGTCAGCCAATAATATCGAACGCGCCAAGCGCGCCGCGCTTGAATACACGCTGCTGCTTAAAGAGATAAAAGGGAGATAA
- a CDS encoding nuclear transport factor 2 family protein, with the protein MKATLTVKKEILKTISDAMTAFVSRNTEKALSFYAKDKDVISIGSEGEVVMGLPRLKKTFIATHRQFEKLSFKAKAYEVSACGSVAWTSGVGIYNGVTGGKKFKLDGLFTFVFEKRNGRWLIMHSHYSVPAK; encoded by the coding sequence ATGAAAGCGACACTGACAGTAAAGAAAGAAATACTCAAAACAATCAGCGATGCGATGACCGCGTTCGTATCGCGCAATACCGAGAAAGCGTTGTCCTTTTACGCAAAAGACAAGGATGTGATTTCCATCGGATCTGAAGGAGAAGTTGTAATGGGCCTGCCCCGGCTGAAAAAAACTTTTATCGCTACCCACAGGCAATTCGAAAAGTTATCTTTCAAAGCAAAGGCGTATGAAGTTTCCGCCTGCGGCAGCGTGGCGTGGACAAGCGGCGTCGGTATTTACAACGGCGTAACCGGCGGAAAGAAATTCAAGCTCGATGGCCTGTTCACCTTTGTATTCGAGAAACGCAACGGCAGATGGCTTATAATGCACTCGCATTATTCCGTGCCTGCGAAGTGA
- a CDS encoding tetratricopeptide repeat protein, whose translation MINTRHIRKNTAAQGKSGREKLALLLFAVVPLAILAGFIARFTFSTASYLNRARGAMEAGDPVKGFELYMTAVNRGDMYAISRVIAARRFWSVEQYQRFLRLVERKAEAGDAVFQNVMGELCANGYGVRQNYGAALEWLKKSAAQGNTRSQYNIGIFYLNGYGVFADQRESLVWFGKAAAGGSRQAAEMLVQVQAMQARVTAAQAGAAPAPAKKPEAAARKTVKN comes from the coding sequence ATGATCAATACCAGACATATCAGGAAGAATACCGCCGCACAGGGAAAAAGCGGACGAGAAAAACTGGCCCTTTTATTATTCGCGGTGGTGCCGCTTGCGATACTGGCGGGTTTCATCGCCAGATTCACGTTCAGCACCGCGAGCTATTTAAACCGCGCGCGCGGCGCGATGGAGGCGGGCGATCCTGTAAAAGGGTTCGAATTGTACATGACCGCCGTGAACCGCGGCGATATGTACGCCATTTCACGGGTTATCGCCGCGCGGCGGTTCTGGAGCGTGGAGCAGTACCAGCGGTTTCTGCGGCTTGTCGAGCGGAAAGCCGAGGCGGGCGACGCTGTTTTTCAGAATGTCATGGGCGAGCTCTGCGCAAACGGATACGGCGTGCGCCAGAATTACGGCGCGGCTCTTGAATGGCTGAAGAAATCAGCCGCGCAGGGCAATACCCGCTCGCAGTACAATATCGGAATTTTCTATCTCAACGGCTACGGAGTGTTTGCTGACCAGCGGGAGTCGCTTGTCTGGTTCGGCAAAGCCGCCGCGGGCGGCAGCAGGCAGGCCGCGGAAATGCTTGTTCAGGTGCAGGCGATGCAGGCCAGAGTGACGGCTGCTCAAGCCGGGGCCGCACCAGCTCCGGCAAAAAAACCGGAAGCGGCCGCGCGGAAAACCGTTAAAAACTAA